AACCGAATAGCAGTGAACGAAATTTAAAAACCATCACAAAacattgactttattttttttttcggatcttcCTCGGGATGTACTGCTTCTGCAGGTTCCTGAAATAAAAATCGTACCATTTCCAAAGCATTCGCACATTCAGAGCACTGCAAGGTAGGTAGTTTTGCAGCGAACAAATCATTTCAAAACAACTCTCTATCAGGAAAATGAATATTgtcgtcctgaaaaggacggttTTTGGTTTGATGCACACGGTCTTCGATCGAGCGGGAAGAGATTTATGCCTTCTTTTCGGTCTTCTTGGGCAACAGAACAGCCTGGATGTTTGGCAAGACACCACCCTGGGCGATGGTAACGCCAGACAGCAGTTTGTTCAATTCTTCGTCGTTGCGGATGGCCAACTGCAGATGACGGGGAATGATTCTGGTCTTCTTGTTGTCACGAGCAGCGTTTCCTGCCAACTCGAGGACTTCAGCAGCCAGATACTCCATCACGGCAGCCAAGTACACTGGGGCACCAGCGCCGACACGCTCGGCATAGTTGCCCTTCCTGAGCAGACGGTGGATACGGCCGACTGGGAACTGCAGTCCAGCACGGTTGGAACGGGACTTTGCCTTTCCCTTAACTTTGCCTCCTTTGCCGCGGCCAGACATCGTGAGATAGATTCGAGTTTTACTAACGAAGAAACGTTCACAAAGCGTACGTAAGCTGTACTGATGGCGAACCAACGGATCGGCAGGCTATTTTATACCCGCATAGCACTGCGCTACACCAACACTAGGGAGGGAAAAGCGAAACGAATAAAATGACAAACAAACCAAAGGGGCGGAACATCGCTTGCTATTCTACGGGTATAAAAGAGAACCGATTGGCTCGGTGGGCATCAGTTTCTGTTTCCTTTTGGATCGAAAACAACCTCACCGTAGCACGATGGCACCGAAAACCAGCGGAAAGGCCGCCAAGAAATCCGGCAAGGCCCAGAAGAACATTGTCAAGGgcgacaagaagaagaagaagcagcgcAGGAAGGAGAGCTACGCTATCTACATCTACAAGGTGTTGAAGCAAGTCCACCCGGACACTGGCGTCTCGTCGAAGGCTATGAGCATCATGAACAGCTTCGTCAACGACATCTTCGAACGCATTGCCGCCGAAGCCTCTCGTCTGGCTCACTACAACAAGCGCTCGACCATTACCTCTCGCGAAATCCAAACCGCCGTCCGTCTTCTGCTCCCAGGAGAGTTGGCCAAGCACGCCGTTTCCGAAGGAACCAAGGCCGTCACCAAGTACACCAGCTCCAAGTAAATGACGACCGTCCGGGAATTATCGCATCAAACCAaaaggcccttttcagggccactatATCATTCTCGAAAAGAGTTAACTAGGAAATAATGACCTGCCAAACCAACTGCAACACTTACGACTCAAACCTGTAGGACCTTATGGCCATTTCCGATGTACCCAATGGTAACATTCATACTAACCTCTAGTGTGGGCCCCGAATATGGCGACCGTGCCTCGATGATGTACTGCCACTTTGGCTCTGACTGACTGTAGTTACTGACTTTCTCTCAGATTGGTTGTTTCACGAAAAGTATCACCGTACCAACTGTGGTGCTGCCACCAGAGTTTACATACAATCGTATAAGCGTAGTTTTAGTCACCTAGCTAGATGAGTGAGCATAGCATAGAGTGGTGGGTACGACTGCTATCGATTACACGTCGGGGTGCGTTTGCTTGATTTCAAGTTTCTGAAAATTCACCAATAATTAATCGTTGCTACAA
This DNA window, taken from Aedes albopictus strain Foshan unplaced genomic scaffold, AalbF5 HiC_scaffold_256, whole genome shotgun sequence, encodes the following:
- the LOC109413309 gene encoding histone H2A — translated: MSGRGKGGKVKGKAKSRSNRAGLQFPVGRIHRLLRKGNYAERVGAGAPVYLAAVMEYLAAEVLELAGNAARDNKKTRIIPRHLQLAIRNDEELNKLLSGVTIAQGGVLPNIQAVLLPKKTEKKA
- the LOC115270075 gene encoding histone H2B; amino-acid sequence: MAPKTSGKAAKKSGKAQKNIVKGDKKKKKQRRKESYAIYIYKVLKQVHPDTGVSSKAMSIMNSFVNDIFERIAAEASRLAHYNKRSTITSREIQTAVRLLLPGELAKHAVSEGTKAVTKYTSSK